Sequence from the Synergistaceae bacterium genome:
CCTTCCCTGAGACGTAGGGCTTCTTGTGGCCGGTAACGTTCACTCTGATTGCCGCCGGGACTTTGAACCACGTACTACCCGCCTTCATTGCCGCGCCCATGTCCGTCGAGCCGACCCCCGTCGAGAATGCCCCTAACGCTCCGTAAGTGCACGTGTGCGAGTCCGCGCCGATAACCGCTTCGCCGGGAGCTACGAGTCCCTGTTCAGGAAGCAAGGCGTGCTCGATGCCCATCGTTCCCACGTCGTAATAGTGCTCAATGCCGAAACGATGCGCGAACATACGGCACTGCTTGCACTGCGTTGCTGACTTGATGTCCTTGTTGGGGACGAAGTGATCCATAACCATAACGATTTTTCCCGTGTCAAATACGCTGTCGAAACCTGCCGCCTCGAACTCGTTTATAGCTACGGGAGTTGTGATGTCGTTGCCGAGCACAAGGTCTAACCTAGCCTGAATGAGCTGGCCTGCGTGAACCTCAGGAAGCCCCGCGTGTTTCGCGAGTATCTTCTGAGTCATTGTCATACCCATTGAGTTACCCCCTCTGTGTGAAAGTTTCTGTATTGTACCAGATTTAAGATTGTAACTATTGACATTACAGAATGACAGTGTAAAATCTTCAGCGTTGTAACAATAATCCCTACAGGAGGAAGACAGCTAATGAAACTCGCAGTTGTATGCGCAAACGGCAAAGCAGGAAGCCTCATAGTCGACGAGGCAGTGAGCAGAGGCCTCGACGTTACGGCAATTGTTCGCGGACAGAACAAGACCAAAGCACAGCACGCAGTCATCAAGGACATTCTTGACCTCAAGGCGGAAGACCTCAAGGGCTTTGACGTTGTGGTTGATGCGTTCGGGGCATGGACACCCGACACACTGCCTCTGCACAGCAAGAGCCTTAAGGTTCTGTGCGACGCTCTCTCGGGAAGCGAAACTCGCCTTCTCGTCGTCGGAGGAGCAGGAAGCCTCTACGTCAACCCTGAACACACAGTGCAGCTCTACCAGACCCCAGAATTTCCCGACGCGTTCAAGCCTCTTGCGACGGCTCAGGCAAAGGCACTCGACGAACTCCGCAAGCGTGATGACGTGCGCTGGACGTTCGTGAGTCCTGCGGGGGACTTTCAGGCGGACGGCGGGAGAACAGGCAAGTACATTCTTGCTGGCGAAGAGCTGACCCTCAACGCGAAGGGCGAGAGCATCATCAGCTATGCGGACTACGCTATAGCGATGGTTGACGAGGCAGTGAAAGGAAATCACATCAAGCAGAGAATTTCTGT
This genomic interval carries:
- a CDS encoding NAD(P)-dependent oxidoreductase, producing MKLAVVCANGKAGSLIVDEAVSRGLDVTAIVRGQNKTKAQHAVIKDILDLKAEDLKGFDVVVDAFGAWTPDTLPLHSKSLKVLCDALSGSETRLLVVGGAGSLYVNPEHTVQLYQTPEFPDAFKPLATAQAKALDELRKRDDVRWTFVSPAGDFQADGGRTGKYILAGEELTLNAKGESIISYADYAIAMVDEAVKGNHIKQRISVVRE